In a single window of the Halomicroarcula saliterrae genome:
- a CDS encoding M20/M25/M40 family metallo-hydrolase, with product MDERRRQLLEELLSTPGPSGYEADSQAVWVEYVSEFADEVRTDEYGNAVATLSGDDTEVALAGHGDEIGFIVRDLTDDGFVRLGRIGGSDKTVSRGQHVTVHTADGPVSGVVGQTAIHLREKDDDGVPDVAEQHVDVGATDGDELDALVDRGDPITFQQTVTELENGRLSARGMDNRIGIWAAAEGLRRAAERDVEATVHAVSTVQEEVGLQGAKMVGFDLDPDVAIAADVTHATDSPDSPGKRSTGVELGAGPVVSRGSANHPAVVEALRATGEDEDIDVQLQATGIRTGTDADAFYTSRGGTPSVNVGLPNRYMHTPVEVIDPDDLDALADLLAGFAVRADQHAPFTVDV from the coding sequence ATGGACGAGCGACGACGACAGCTGCTGGAGGAACTGCTCTCGACGCCCGGGCCGTCCGGTTACGAGGCCGATAGTCAGGCCGTCTGGGTCGAGTACGTGAGCGAGTTCGCCGACGAGGTCCGCACCGACGAGTACGGCAACGCCGTCGCGACCCTCTCGGGCGACGACACCGAGGTAGCGCTGGCGGGTCACGGGGACGAGATCGGCTTCATCGTGCGGGACCTGACCGACGACGGGTTCGTTCGACTGGGCCGTATCGGCGGCTCCGACAAGACGGTCTCGCGTGGCCAACACGTCACCGTCCACACCGCTGACGGGCCGGTCTCGGGCGTCGTTGGCCAGACCGCTATCCACCTGCGGGAGAAAGACGACGACGGCGTCCCGGACGTGGCCGAACAGCACGTCGACGTGGGGGCCACCGACGGCGACGAGCTGGACGCGCTCGTCGACCGCGGCGACCCGATCACGTTCCAGCAGACCGTCACCGAACTCGAAAACGGCCGGCTCTCGGCCCGCGGGATGGACAACCGTATCGGCATCTGGGCGGCCGCCGAGGGGCTGCGCCGGGCGGCCGAGCGGGACGTCGAGGCCACCGTCCACGCCGTCTCGACTGTCCAGGAGGAGGTCGGCCTGCAGGGCGCGAAGATGGTCGGTTTCGATCTCGACCCCGACGTGGCTATCGCCGCTGACGTCACCCACGCGACGGACTCGCCGGACTCGCCCGGCAAGCGCTCGACCGGCGTCGAGCTGGGCGCGGGGCCGGTCGTCTCCCGGGGGAGCGCCAACCACCCGGCCGTCGTCGAGGCCCTGCGCGCGACGGGCGAGGACGAAGACATCGACGTCCAGTTGCAGGCGACCGGTATCCGAACCGGCACCGACGCCGACGCCTTCTACACGTCGCGCGGCGGTACCCCTTCGGTCAACGTCGGCCTCCCGAACCGGTATATGCACACGCCGGTCGAGGTCATCGACCCCGATGACCTCGACGCGCTCGCGGACCTGCTCGCTGGCTTCGCCGTCCGCGCCGACCAGCACGCCCCGTTCACCGTCGACGTGTAA